In the genome of Columba livia isolate bColLiv1 breed racing homer chromosome 1, bColLiv1.pat.W.v2, whole genome shotgun sequence, the window TCACAGAATACATAATTGAtgagttgcttttctttcttgtaggAGTCTTCCATGCAAGCGAGCTCCTCTGCTCAGTTATTAAGTTAGAACAATAAGATTATCTTGGGTGCACTTGTTGCTGAATTTGGGCATGTCCATTCTCTGATAAAATTAAACATCATGAAACCTCAAAGGGGAGGTGGGGTCTGTTCTAACCTTATACTGGTGTTTATTTAACATGTTAGCTCTGTGATTTCTAAGCTCTTTTCTGTTACAGACCTCTATAGGCTCACCCATTTCTTGGAATGCTTTCATTTCCCATCCTGCTCCAAacagcctttttctttcccagtggGCACAAAGACTGTGCCCTCTGTTCCTGTATTTACTTTCAGATGGATGGTTGCTCTGATGCCAACTGAAATTGAACGTTGTGGCTCAAAGAATAATTCCTGCATGATCTCAATTGTCCATCctgaaagaggaaggagaatgaatctaagaaatgcattttaggAATCGCTGTGGTGCAGCATTTGCAAAGAACTGTTTTCAGTCTTAATCAAATTCATTTCTCCACAGTTTCTATTGGATTCTTTGACGATATTGTCATCCCACCAGAatccctgcagcagccagctAAGTTGTATCCTTTGATCACCTTGGATAACTTCACTACTTCATTTGAAAAGATTGTGCAGTGCTGGCCCAACAGGCATTCACTGCCACAACAATGAAGGTGCTCAGTGGCAGAAGCGAAGCTGTTGTGTCGGGCCAGTCCCGCAGACTGTTATCACAGCGAGACAGGCCTCACGCTTAGGAGGTTTTGCAGGACCATTGTGCCCACTGAGAGAAATGAATGGCAGCGTCCCCTGAACAGACGCATTGTAATCCCTGACGCTGGTCTTGACTGTTGCTGAGGACAGAACGTTGCTTTTACCACATCGTGTCATGTCTAGATACGTGGTGTGTCTAATATACTTGGTTGTGGTAGACAATGTCGTCTTGGGTTTGAgcagttttgtttgtgtgggggttttttgttgttgagtTTTTTGTGGGAGtaaccccagctctgcccagcagtGCACACCTTGAAGCaggaaaatcagaaacaaagtGGGGGTCCTGGGCTGTGCGGGTGATGACCTAGGACAGGTTGTTGCGGTTTGAGAAATACTTGTGAAAATGCTTTGAATTGAATCTTTTCCTGAAAATGCCAGGACGTGAGCTGTCAGGCCAAATGCTGATTGTTTCCATCCTTAACCTGTGGCGTGGCCAGCGATGAGGCAGAGCAGGTGTGGGTGTGGGAATACGAGACGGAAGAAGGAGCCCATGACCTGTACATGGACATTGGGGAGGAGATCCGCTTCCGAGTTGTGGATGAAACATTTGTTGATACATCACCGACAGGTCCAAGCTCTGCAGAGGCTTCCACTTCAAGTGCCACCGAAGAAGTCCAAAAGAAAGAGGCGCCCTACACTCTTGTGGTAACTATGTGCATAATTCACAGAACCCTGCGAACATTGTGGTTTATTCTATGTCTAAAATAGCATTCCTTTCCCAAGGAACTGATTGCTTTAAGCTGACTGTGAAGcaaacagaatcacaaaatgaaaggagtggaaaaagggagaaacaagATTGTTCTTGTGGTCACTGTGTGTTTGCATTGGAACACTTTGTGGTTGTTGGTGGAGTTCCCCTGGGAAGGCTGATTTAAAGCAGACTCTGcatgcaggagctgcaggtaGGAATGAGCACAGAGCTGGGACAACCACATCAGGGTTTACACAGCAGCTAAACAGTCTCTGCCATGCTTTGGGGTAAGACCCACGATGCGTATGGGGCAAGAGATGGATCTAAACCAAGGAAAGCTGCTTTCTCCCAGCTGGAGTGTGTTGAGACAGTGGAGGTGGAATGGGCAAGTGCTTGATTTTTCAATGGTCGAATGTTCAGTTTAGTGATGACAAGGTTTAAAGGAGTCTGGGGAAGTGCTGGGCAGTCTCTGACAAGAAAAAATAGTGACTACCTCCTCCACAACTCATGAGGGagagattttatatttttatgcatttacTCCTGTATTCTCTTTGCAGTTGACAGTTACAGGCTCTGTTCTTCTCTCTGTGAACAGGGATCAATCAGTGAGCCGGGCCTGGGCCTCCTGTCGTGGTGGACAAACAGCTAGCAGCAGTCAGAGCCTGCTCCACAGAAAGGCTTTCCAGTGGATGTTTGGGGGATTGTGGGATCATGCTGGTGCTTATTGCTCCTCTGAAGCTGAATGAGAAATTAGACCTGTCAGTCTCTGTTTCCCCTTCAGCTTCCAACCTGCCAGATCGAGACAGTCTCTTTCAAGAAATGTCTTCACTGATCTGTAGAAGTGAATTTACAGGCACAAAAAGCCTGGAGCACAGCAGCAACAAACTCAGCTGGAGCTTTggtctcctgctctgcagggaaaaCTAGGGAGGTCTTTCCTTGCCTGAGTTAAGAAGGGAGTTGACTTTGGTGagtgaaagcaagagagaatgCCTGTCACAAAGTATTGCTTCCTTGGGCTGAGCGCTTGGTTTTGGAGGGGTAGAAACCTGCCCTTCTTTCGatgggaaataaagaagaaccaGCAAAAGAATAAACAGAGGCGCGGTACACTGGAGACctggaaaatgctgctgctgggagggcaAGGGTCACTTTCTGCTAAGAGTGGGAACTGAACCCATGGGTGAAGTCAGCCAAAGAGAACTGGAATGGCAGTTAATTTACCCAAAAGTAATTTAGGCTCTATGAAGATGACCACTGTGGAAGGCTACAGGCTGCTTATTGTGCTGAATGGAAATACTTCATTGGGTGGGCTGTATTTGTGTAGAATGAGCTAAACTTTGCAGCAGTGTGGCTGAAAATACATAATTATGAACTGAAATGGACCAGGGCTGCTTTGAGCAAGTTAAATACTTGTTTGTGGGGGGTGTGTTAATACCAGAAATGgaataaatagtaaaaaaaaaacacacagcctGCCTTCCTGTACAATTTGTGGGGAAACTATTAGCTTCCTGCctagcaggaagaaaaaagttgcCTCCTGTGGCTTAGCTACTTGGATTTCAAGGCAGACAGTGTTGAGCCCAACACTTAGCTCTAACAGCCAATAACAAACAATTGCCATCACCCTTCCTGACagcagtgaaaagaaaggggggaacAAAACAGTGAGTAAAATCTATGCAGGGCACATTGCCAAGAGAGTGATGCCACACATAATTACAAAGGCAGCCATGCTTGGCAGGAAGGGGCTGTAATTCCCTGGGATAGTGGGTCTGTTAAACCTCCAACTGTGGAAACAAAGCCTGAGTCACCAGGGCCCTCCCTGCAGTGTTGTTAGAACCCCTTAATTCCAAACTGTTATTCCTGGTGCATTGCCCTAATTAAAAGGGAGCCTGGAATTCTTTACGTTCACATAGTAGCTGAGGTCCATCTGCTCAGACAACAAGCTGCACTGAATGCCGTCTATGGAGCAGTAGTGCTCAGACACCCGGTCATCTAGACATGGTGGAAAACTGTTGGAGAACATCCCAAGGTGGAAATTCAGGTGAAGCAAGTTAGAGCCTTAACCCCCAAAGAGGCTTCCACAGAGACTGTTCCAGGGTAGCCCCTGGGTGGGGGGAAAAACAGCCCAGATCCCTCCAAGTAGCTGTTGTGCTCAGGCCCCGTTCAAAGCTCCCAGGAGTGGAACAGGGTGGTAGCTGTTGTATTTTACATGCTGATCTAATGAGATGCTCCTCAACAGCAGTCTCCTGTGGTGGAAAAGGCAAGCTGTGCTTGAGGAAACCAGTTTACTGGTGCACAATGCTGCAAAAGCATATAAATCACTTGCTCCTTGCAAGTTTGTCATTGCTGCAGTAGTGTCCCTCTTGCCCTGGGCAGGAATGTAGGTGGGAAGGTGGTGGTAAGTCATGCATGTAGCCCACAGCAGTTCATGTCAAGGGAGGAACTAGGGAGCAGTGAGGGCTCTTTTTtaactgtgtggttttgtgcaCAGCAGTGATTTACAGAATATGAACTCGGCAGGTACCAATTCTGCATCTCCAAGAAGTTCTCTCCCACTTTCCCAGCAAGTGACAGGAGAAGCAGGGGCTAAAGAGCAGGATTATGAATATAAAAACACAAGGCAGAAGACATGTTtacattctttattttcattttatttctttagccATCACTAAAGTGAATGGGCAGAAAATAACCAACTGAGCAGACAAACCCAACTTAGCTGGTTATTTCTGAATATAAATAACTGTGAGATAACCGAAATTGAGCCAAAATAGAAAAAGGGAGCTGGggaatttaaaagacaaaagtaaGCCTAGCTGCACTCCCTTTTCATAGTGTCAGTGAAGAGGAAGTACCATAACAAAAAGGAAGCTATGGTTACATTTGATCAGACATTTATTCCAACAGTAGGCATGGAATTGCACTTTTCATGAAAACGCCAAAGCTGAATCGAGTCCAGTGCACTGGGGAGGTTGTGCGCACTTAGCTTGatttctgctgcagctccttcaTTCTGTTCAGGGCACTGCCAGCCTGAAACCACTCTATCTGTGACTCGTTGAAGGTGTGGTTCAGCATGATTGTTTCTTGGCTCCCGTTGGGATGCTTGATGATGCATTTCAGGGGCTaaaagaagaagagagtttttatttttccctccttttctttcaaGGGAGCAAGTTAACTCAAGCTTCTCACAGGAAAATTCCTACATGTTTTTAAAGGGTTGACAATGAAAGTTCAGGGGGGCCTTAACACAGAAGTGTGGATGCAGTTCCTTTTAGGGAACTTTTAAGGCAAAAAGTCCAGGAATTCAGAATATTGTACAAAGGTTTTGCATAACCATTCAGAATAATGCGATCTGACTCTGACTTGCTCTCTAGCCCCCTGGTGCCAGGTGTCTCACCTGGCTGACAGGTGGCACTGCCCATGGGTGCCTGAGCTGCTTCAGGCCCTAAGCACACAGCACAACACTGTTCCTGGTCAGCGGCACATCCCTGTCCGCCAAATGCAATGACAGGACACCCGGATGGTTACCTTTCCTGGTGCGAAGTCTGCCAGCCCCACAATGCTTAGCTTGTCCACAGGATGGATCTTGTTGTAGTCCGCTGGATCAGCGAAAGTGAGAGGCAGCAGACCTTGCTTCTTCAGATTGGTTTCTGTGGAGAACAAACCACCAAGCCCGCTTGTAACAACCCACTGCAGGGGGTCAGGATTACCTGCTGGCTGCCCAGTGCTTCTCACAGTAGTATTCCAGCAACAATTACGACCTTTGTAGTAAGATCAGCACATCCACTGTTTGTGGCATATCTAACGAGATACCTAACAGGGTTCCTGACAAGAGGGACCATGCGATCTGTCAGCAGATGGGGTTTTTGCCCATAGGTGTTGAGCCCTGGGGCAAGGTGAACACCCCTCGCACCCAAACCAAATCCATCCTGTTTACACACACCACAGGGGAAGAGTGACTCACCGTGGATCCTGGCAAAGCTCTTGGTGATGATGACCCTGCCCCCCAAGTGACGCGGCTCCAATGCTGCGTGCTCCCGGCTTGATCCCTCACCATAGTTTTCATCCCCAATAACTGCCCATTTGACACCCATTTTCTGTgacaaaagaaacagatttaCATTGCTGCAGTTTCTCAAGTGAGAAATTAACAATAAATACCCACCCACACATCTGATTTCAGTGCTACGCTACTGACACTGCTGTGCTATGACACCAGCTCCCAGAAGGCTCCCGTTGGTTCTGAGGAAGGACAGAAATTAAAGAATTAAGTGCTTTACAGCAGTTAGGCACTGCTGTCCTGCTCTAACAAGGGCTGATAAGGATTGCCCTTGGGACCCAGAGCAAATCCTTGCTGCCACCTTTCCTTCCACAGTGCTGTGCCAGAGCAGGGTTCACAGCAGCCATGATCCCTGCTCTACTTCTGGAAGTGATATGGGAAACTTCTCTCTACTGGAACAACCAATCTGAGACCAGTGCCAAGCTGTCCAGGAGCTGAAAGGACATTTATTGAGGTTCTAAACCGAGTTTTAAAGAATGAAGGGGACAAGATTAAAATTTGTTTAAACATTAGATGGGCTGCAAGTGAAGCACACCAGGAGGCGACATTTAGTTGTAGCCTGATGACACTCATGCGTTGGAAGGTGTTAAGTCTCTACAGGAGTTCTTCCCCTTTCATCTGTCATTTCTGATCCCCTCTGGGTCACAAAAtcctcctccctcttccccatAGCAGGTAGGGAGAGAATCTCCTACTAGAACTGCAACCATCAGAGTAAATCCCAAGAAAAAGCCTCAATGCTGAGTGAATTCACATCTGCTGTTACTTGACAGCAGGAGGGTGAGATCCTCAGTCTTGGCACAGACTGCCCAAGGCATAAACATCCTCTTAAAATAGATGAGTCAGGGGAAAGTCTCACCTTGTAGTAACGGGCTGTGTCTGGGACTGGCCCAAACTCCTGGGTTAGTGCATTCCTCACAGAGTTGGCTTTGCCGTTTTCAATGTTGATGGCGCCAATGAGCAGGTTGTTGGAGATGTTGTCCAGGTGGCCACGGAATTTGAGCCACGGTCCAGCTGCAGAAATATGATCAGTGGTGCATTTCCCTTTTACCTAAAGAgatgtagaagaaaataatgtcttAGGATGGATCAGTGACTTGACCCTTCCTTAACACTTTTTATTCTGAAGGATCCTCACGTCTCTTTTTAAGGGCATGAACGCAAGAGCACTGCATCTGTCACAGGATCAAGACACTAAAGCAGAACATAACGGTCGTTCTGCATGCGCTGAGTAAGAAGAACGTCTCTGTTCCAAAGGGCAACTTAAAAAAATGAGCTTAGCCATGACACCTCCTGCCATGTCTTCCATTTTTCTCACCAGCAGGCTCTTCAAGTGCAAAAAGCAATTAAGTCCTTCTTGCTACAGCTCAGTCTCCATGCTGGGGGAGTGCAGCAAGATGCCAAGTGTTTTCTTTAAGTTTCCAATCTGCACATAAGTCTTCTCAGCTTGAAA includes:
- the POLR3H gene encoding DNA-directed RNA polymerase III subunit RPC8, with amino-acid sequence MFVLVEMTDTVRIPPWQFERKLNESIAEELNKKLANKVVYNVGLCICLYDITKLEDSYIFPGDGASHTKVHFRYVVFHPFLDEILIGQIKSCSQDGVHVSIGFFDDIVIPPESLQQPAKFDEAEQVWVWEYETEEGAHDLYMDIGEEIRFRVVDETFVDTSPTGPSSAEASTSSATEEVQKKEAPYTLVGSISEPGLGLLSWWTNS